CTATATTTCCTTGGGCATGTAATTCTCGACTATGTACCCGGGGTTCTCGCGTAGGAGCTTCATAGCCTGTGGTAAGTACTCCAATACGGTATCGGGCGTAATACCATCTTCTCCCAGGTCTTTCGCGGCAAGGTCTCCTGCAAGCCCGTGCACCAGCGTGCCCATGCGTGCAGCTTCGCCGCAGTCCCTAAGACCTATTCCATAGAGGGCAGCTATGGCACCGTTAAGCACGTCCCCCATGCCTGCCTTAGCCATGCCCGGGTTACCGGTCATATTTACGTATACACGGCCATCTGGATAAGCTATCAATGAGTGTGCTCCTTTCAACACAATGTAGGAGTTTAACTCGATTGATGCCTTCCGAGCATGGTTTACGGGGTCTTCCTGGACCTCACTCACTCCAACCCCCATTAACCTCGAAAACTCGACTAAATGTGGTGTCAGTATGGTGGGGCTCTTTCTCTGCTTAAGAATTTCCGGGTTTTTCGAAATGGCGGTAATGCCATCGCCGTCTATTATGACCGGCTTGTCTACCCCTTCCGCCAGCCTCCTGACGAGTTCTTGTGTTTCTTCGTTTAGGGAGGTGCCTGGGCCTAGTATGACCATGTCCACTCCATGATCTCTCACGATCTCCAGTATTTTCTCGTAGCTCGAAAGCGCGAGCGTGCCCTCCTCGGTCTCGTCCATTGGGTGGTAGACGACCTCACCACACCTGGCTGCTAGCACCGGTATGACGCTTTTAGGCGCAGCCAACCTAGAGTACCCTCCACCCGCTTTCAGGAACGAGTATGAGCTGTAGTATGGTGCACCGTAGTAATACCTAGCACCTGCCACGGAGAGTAGCTTTCCGAAAGCACCCTTATGACCCCATTTAACGCGCTCCGGTAGCGGCACCGGGACATTGAGCTCTACCTTGACTTCCTCGGAGTACAAGAGTTCCGGCGGGTATGAGAGCCTCGACACGTAGAGCTTTCCACAGTAGTGGTAGCCTGGGTAGAGTACGTTACCGTACTTCGGTAGGCCGAAGGTGACGGTGTACGTGGACTTGATCGCAACTCCACGCACCTTGCCGTTGTTACCGTCAATACCCGATGGTATGTCGACGCTTACCACAGTTTTACCGTGCTCGTTGATAAGCTTTATGACGTCTCTGTAGAGCCCTGTAACCTCTCCTTTTAGACCAGTACCGATTAAGCCGACCACGACTACATCGCTTCCCTTAATGGACTCCGCGAGCTTCTCAAGGTCTTCCACCCCCCTAACTACTTCCACTTTAATGCCCATCTTCGTAATTATTTCGTACATTGTCCTGGCGGGTTCGCGATACCTGTTCGGATCTCCTACAATGAACACTTCCACGTTCCCGCCAGTTGCACGGATCCTCCTAGCCGCTACCAAGGCATCACCGCCATTGTTACCTGTCCCAGCTACGACTACGAAGCGCTTTCCACGTACACCTACTTCTAGCATTATAACGGTGTATACTGCTGTACCGGCATCCTCCATTAAGAGCAGTTGGGTTACTCCCTGCTTAGACGCCTCTTCATCGATCTTTCTCATTTCTTCGACACTACAGACCTTAAATGCGCTAAACCCCACCGGATACCCCCTGAACTGTAAACGCTGTACGGGTAAATAATGCATGTTCTTATAAGCTCAGCCACGTTATCACTAACAGGGTGTTAGCGTGGTCTTCGAAAACCCCGTTATAAAGGAGGTCCTCGAGAAGTACCGTACTATATGGGCAATAGGCCATGCAATAGCGCTCATGAGCTGGGACAGCGAGACGTACATGCCGCGCGAAGGCGTGAGGGACCGCGCGGTTGCCAGGGCCGAGCTGGAGCTACTGAGGCAGAACCTGCTTTTAAGGCCCGAGTTCGTGGAGCTCGTCGAGAAGGCCGATCGTGCCGAGGGGTTGAACGACTACGAACGGGGCGTTGTGAGGGTTTTGAAAAGAGCCATGAGAATAGCCAAGGCGCTGCCACCGTGGCTCGTAGCGGAGAGGGCTAAGGTCACCCAAGAAGCCATGATCGTGTGGAGGGAGGCGAAGGCGAAGAACAACTTCGAGATGTTTAAGCCGTATCTAGAGAGGGTGTTTGAGCTGGCTAGAAAAGCCGCTGACTATCTCGGCTGGGAAAAGCACCCGTACGACGCGCTACTTGACCTATTCGAGGAGGGCTTGAAGACGGAGGACGCTGATAGGATACTGGGCAGACTGAAGAGAGAGTTGAAGTTCATAATAGAAAAAGTCCTCTCCGAGGGCAGGTATCCGCGAGAACACCCGTTAGAGCGCGTAAAGTACGACGTGGCTAGAATGGATGCTGTCAACAAGAAGATCCTTGAAATGCTCGGATACCCCATGGGCGTTCGCGGCAGGCTAGACGTGTCAGCCCACCCGTTTACAATAGATATGGGCATATTCGATGTCAGGATTACGACGAGGTACGAAGGCGTGGATTTCAAGA
The Desulfurococcaceae archaeon DNA segment above includes these coding regions:
- a CDS encoding carboxypeptidase M32 gives rise to the protein MVFENPVIKEVLEKYRTIWAIGHAIALMSWDSETYMPREGVRDRAVARAELELLRQNLLLRPEFVELVEKADRAEGLNDYERGVVRVLKRAMRIAKALPPWLVAERAKVTQEAMIVWREAKAKNNFEMFKPYLERVFELARKAADYLGWEKHPYDALLDLFEEGLKTEDADRILGRLKRELKFIIEKVLSEGRYPREHPLERVKYDVARMDAVNKKILEMLGYPMGVRGRLDVSAHPFTIDMGIFDVRITTRYEGVDFKRSMLAVVHEFGHALYQLQIDPALSHTPIGDGVSLGVHEGQSRFWENIVGKSREFAERVYAILKEHLDFIKNYSPEDVYYYFNTVKPGLIRVDADEVTYNMHIVLRAELEKLMLAGEVKVSELPELWNNYMEELLGVKPRTYSEGVLQDIHWSMGSIGYFPTYTLGNIVAASMKRAMESEINLREKIVNGDFKALQEWQKERIHKYGATYPPKELLRRSLGVEYEPDHLVKYIIEKYLS
- a CDS encoding NAD(P)H-hydrate dehydratase — protein: MGFSAFKVCSVEEMRKIDEEASKQGVTQLLLMEDAGTAVYTVIMLEVGVRGKRFVVVAGTGNNGGDALVAARRIRATGGNVEVFIVGDPNRYREPARTMYEIITKMGIKVEVVRGVEDLEKLAESIKGSDVVVVGLIGTGLKGEVTGLYRDVIKLINEHGKTVVSVDIPSGIDGNNGKVRGVAIKSTYTVTFGLPKYGNVLYPGYHYCGKLYVSRLSYPPELLYSEEVKVELNVPVPLPERVKWGHKGAFGKLLSVAGARYYYGAPYYSSYSFLKAGGGYSRLAAPKSVIPVLAARCGEVVYHPMDETEEGTLALSSYEKILEIVRDHGVDMVILGPGTSLNEETQELVRRLAEGVDKPVIIDGDGITAISKNPEILKQRKSPTILTPHLVEFSRLMGVGVSEVQEDPVNHARKASIELNSYIVLKGAHSLIAYPDGRVYVNMTGNPGMAKAGMGDVLNGAIAALYGIGLRDCGEAARMGTLVHGLAGDLAAKDLGEDGITPDTVLEYLPQAMKLLRENPGYIVENYMPKEI